A window from Primulina huaijiensis isolate GDHJ02 chromosome 13, ASM1229523v2, whole genome shotgun sequence encodes these proteins:
- the LOC140991510 gene encoding CRS2-associated factor 1, chloroplastic has translation MAVKSVTQFPLFSPPLLQPQPHRPSTEIRLSRWNNANAEKFIRHERTQKELEDQLRFRKRFDSAHSIAHNYNPAHPQPTIFKSTGTPSSPSSPSIPGKASKYSKPPTHPAFEPLSKPIKLPIKANEPQTYQRRPNFRIDENGVSYEMPEAPFLYQYSYTETPKVKPLRLREPLVSPFGPETMAKPWMGRKPLPPSKKKLPEFDSFKLPPPHKKGVKPVQAPGPFLQGSGPKYVRSREEIIGEPLTKEEIDLLIQGAKKSERQLNIGRDGLTHNMLDNIHAHWKRRRVCKIKCKGVCTVDMNNVCQQLEEKTGGKIIYNRGGVIYLFRGRNYNYRSRPRFPLMLWKPVTPVYPRLIRHVPEGLTLEEATEMRNRGDDLTPICKLAKNGVYCDLVNNIREAFEAYELVRINCQGLNPSDYRKVGAKLKDLVPCVLISFEHEHILVWRGKEWISSLNEPIDCPKGSKKVLADGAALGSSSVSSALMMEANVDNLNTGSFATYSKEESTEIGNENVSEVSNIASPPVSTQKGIEDLEESSCIEKEILFGDLAESRMKPEGTNYGGIALEFSSAVPQPNDLLNNTINTKDLVISSMPWTAGVLLLRDQAVESGMAIILDDQSLDADIIFQKSVDYGKNAPTGPVFRRRPKKVSVEKVEEQGGDNSEPRETPGVLVTEITVSGRRNERKNWRNEKMKDLKLDYSSIVPRGTLRVDELAKLLA, from the exons ATGGCAGTGAAATCTGTAACCCAATTTCCATTGTTTTCCCCACCGCTCCTCCAACCTCAGCCACACCGCCCGTCCACTGAAATCCGCCTCTCCAGGTGGAACAACGCCAACGCCGAGAAATTCATACGCCATGAACGCACCCAAAAGGAACTCGAGGATCAGCTCCGCTTCCGGAAGCGATTCGACTCTGCCCACAGCATCGCTCACAATTACAACCCTGCCCATCCCCAACCCACTATCTTCAAGTCTACAGGAACTCCATCCTCCCCTTCTTCTCCATCTATTCCTGGAAAAGCCTCGAAATATTCAAAACCTCCTACCCACCCTGCCTTTGAACCACTCTCGAAACCCATAAAATTGCCCATTAAAGCAAACGAACCCCAAACTTATCAGCGCCGCCCCAATTTCAGAATTGATGAGAACGGGGTTTCTTATGAAATGCCGGAGGCGCCGTTTTTGTATCAGTACAGTTACACCGAGACACCGAAGGTGAAACCATTGAGGCTGCGGGAACCACTGGTGTCACCTTTCGGACCAGAGACAATGGCTAAGCCGTGGATGGGCCGGAAGCCGCTTCCGCCCAGCAAGAAGAAGCTTCCGGAGTTTGATTCGTTTAAGCTGCCGCCGCCCCATAAGAAGGGTGTTAAGCCAGTGCAGGCGCCGGGGCCGTTTCTCCAGGGTTCTGGGCCAAAGTACGTGAGGTCCCGAGAGGAGATAATTGGGGAGCCCTTGACGAAGGAGGAAATTGATTTGCTCATTCAGGGGGCTAAGAAATCGGAGCGCCAACTGAATATAG GGAGAGATGGACTGACACATAACATGTTAGACAATATCCATGCTCATTGGAAGCGTCGAAGGGTGTGCAAAATAAAATGCAAGGGAGTATGCACTGTGGATATGAACAATGTGTGCCAACAGTTGGAG GAAAAAACTGGGGGAAAGATTATATACAACAGAGGTGGTGTGATCTACCTTTTTCGTGGAAGAAACTACAATTATAGATCTCGTCCTCGATTTCCTCTGATGTTATGGAAACCTGTCACCCCAGTGTACCCTAGGTTGATTCGACATGTTCCTGAAGGTTTGACTTTAGAAGAAGCTACTGAGATGCGGAATAGGGGGGATGATCTAACACCAATATGCAAGCTTG CAAAAAATGGTGTTTATTGTGACCTTGTCAATAATATCCGTGAAGCATTTGAAGCCTATGAACTTGTGCGAATCAATTGCCAAGGATTGAACCCAAGTGACTACCGAAAAGTAGGGGCCAAGCTCAAG GATCTTGTCCCATGTGTGCTAATCTCCTTTGAACACGAACATATACTCGTATGGAGAGGCAAAGAATGGATATCATCCCTAAATGAACCCATAGATTGTCCAAAGGGATCAAAGAAAGTTCTAGCAGATGGCGCTGCTTTAGGATCATCAAGTGTTTCGAGTGCATTAATGATGGAGGCAAACGTCGACAATCTCAACACAGGCTCATTTGCTACTTATAGCAAGGAGGAATCGACTGAAATTGGAAATGAGAATGTCTCTGAAGTCTCGAATATAGCTTCTCCACCAGTTTCGACCCAGAAgggcattgaagatttggaagaATCTTCCTGCATCGAAAAGGAAATATTATTTGGTGATTTAGCAGAGTCAAGAATGAAACCAGAAGGCACTAATTACGGTGGAATAGCGTTGGAATTCTCATCTGCAGTTCCCCAACCGAATGATCTGTTGAATAACACAATAAATACCAAAGATCTGGTTATATCAAGCATGCCTTGGACAGCAGGAGTTCTACTCCTCAGAGATCAAGCTGTTGAAAGTGGGATGGCGATTATCTTGGATGATCAAAGCTTAGATGCTGAcattatttttcaaaagtcTGTTGATTATGGGAAGAATGCTCCAACAGGGCCTGTTTTTAGACGGCGACCTAAGAAAGTATCGGTTGAGAAAGTCGAGGAACAAGGCGGTGATAATTCAGAGCCTAGAGAGACTCCAGGAGTTTTGGTGACAGAAATTACCGTATCAGGCAGGAGAAATGAAAGAAAGAATTGGAGAAATGAAAAGATGAAAGATCTTAAATTGGATTATTCCAGTATAGTTCCTCGGGGAACCTTGCGAGTCGATGAACTTGCGAAATTGCTAGCTTGA